One genomic region from Streptomyces sp. NBC_00457 encodes:
- a CDS encoding DUF2797 domain-containing protein — protein MAQAWKCSGLRWAAGGPVLVWDGGWRSALTRGKRVAFGVADGGVRECVGARGNACPVRAGVPGRSTGARCEECARLDRAHSVAADTMADDPRPYHVYLAWFGPGMVKVGITAEERGSARLLEQGAVCFSWLGLGPLMAARRTEELLRAALRVPDRIPYGDKRAVRSGLPGTAEERAAELGELHARAVALGGWPESLVREPYRPVDHTEVFGLVGLPDPVGEVRELVPGGVVSGRLVAAAGPDLHLENGGRVVVLDTRVMTGWQLVPVASDELTVPVREFKTVEVTVQDGLF, from the coding sequence ATGGCACAAGCATGGAAGTGCTCGGGGCTGCGGTGGGCGGCGGGTGGTCCCGTGCTCGTGTGGGACGGTGGGTGGCGTAGTGCGCTGACCAGGGGGAAACGGGTGGCCTTCGGGGTCGCGGACGGGGGTGTTCGGGAGTGTGTGGGAGCACGGGGGAATGCGTGTCCGGTACGGGCGGGCGTGCCGGGGCGGAGTACGGGGGCACGGTGCGAGGAGTGTGCGCGGCTGGACCGGGCGCACTCCGTGGCCGCCGACACGATGGCCGACGATCCGCGGCCGTATCACGTATATCTGGCCTGGTTCGGGCCAGGGATGGTGAAGGTCGGGATCACCGCCGAAGAGCGTGGGTCCGCGCGGCTGTTGGAGCAGGGGGCCGTGTGCTTCAGCTGGCTGGGGCTCGGGCCGCTGATGGCCGCGCGGCGTACTGAGGAGCTGCTGCGCGCCGCACTCCGGGTGCCGGATCGGATTCCGTACGGCGACAAGCGGGCCGTGCGGTCGGGCCTGCCGGGGACGGCCGAGGAGCGGGCCGCCGAGCTCGGCGAGTTGCATGCGCGGGCGGTGGCGCTGGGCGGGTGGCCGGAGTCGCTGGTCCGTGAGCCGTATCGGCCCGTCGACCACACCGAGGTGTTCGGGCTCGTCGGCCTTCCGGATCCTGTCGGTGAGGTGCGCGAGCTCGTCCCGGGCGGGGTCGTCAGCGGGCGGCTCGTGGCAGCCGCGGGGCCCGATCTGCATCTGGAGAACGGGGGCCGGGTCGTCGTGCTGGACACGCGGGTGATGACCGGGTGGCAGCTGGTGCCGGTGGCGAGTGATGAACTCACCGTGCCGGTCAGGGAGTTCAAGACGGTGGAGGTGACTGTCCAGGACGGGTTGTTCTAA
- a CDS encoding MFS transporter — protein MTTSPSPQGHPQRWLILGVICLAQLTVLLDNTVLNVAIPSLTTELGAATSDIQWMINAYSLVQSGLLLTAGSAADRYGRKKMLIAGLTLFGIGSLAAGLADSTEQLIAARAGMGVGGALLLTTTLAVAMQIFAPEEHPKAIGIWSAVNALGFAVGPLLGGFMLNHFWWGAIFLINLPVAALGLAAVIALVPESKNPRGDRPDLLGALLSTIGMSSLVFAIISGPEHGWTSGRVLGTGALAVVVLAVFAYWESKIPYPMLDLHFFRDRRFTGAVAGAVLITFGMGGALFLLTQHLQFVLGYDALEAGLRTAPLALTVVALNFTGLSAKWTAKLGTPVSILLGMVLMSAGLVSIATLASGGYAGTLLGLLLIGAGCAVANPVMAHAIMSAIPREKAGVGAGINGTLAEFGNGLGVAVLGAVLNSRFAALISVAGSSLPAALASAGSGEERARITEAFSSGLETSQLVGALAVLLGGVVAAALLRRAERADSEVVGAH, from the coding sequence ATGACCACGTCCCCGTCCCCTCAGGGCCATCCCCAGCGCTGGCTGATCCTCGGCGTCATCTGTCTCGCCCAGCTCACCGTGCTGCTCGACAACACCGTGCTGAACGTGGCGATCCCCTCGCTCACCACGGAGCTGGGCGCCGCCACCTCCGACATCCAGTGGATGATCAACGCCTACTCGCTCGTGCAGTCGGGCCTGCTGCTGACCGCGGGCAGCGCGGCCGACCGCTACGGCCGTAAGAAGATGCTGATCGCGGGACTGACCCTGTTCGGCATCGGCTCGCTGGCGGCCGGACTCGCCGATTCCACCGAGCAGTTGATCGCGGCGCGGGCCGGCATGGGCGTGGGCGGTGCGCTGCTGCTGACCACGACCCTCGCCGTGGCCATGCAGATCTTCGCGCCGGAGGAGCACCCCAAGGCGATCGGCATCTGGAGCGCCGTCAACGCGCTCGGATTCGCGGTGGGACCGCTGCTGGGCGGGTTCATGCTGAACCACTTCTGGTGGGGCGCGATCTTCCTGATCAACCTGCCGGTCGCCGCGCTGGGCCTCGCCGCCGTGATCGCACTGGTCCCCGAGTCAAAGAATCCGCGCGGCGACCGGCCCGACCTGCTGGGTGCGCTGCTGTCCACGATCGGTATGTCCTCGCTGGTGTTCGCGATCATCTCCGGGCCCGAGCACGGGTGGACGTCCGGGCGGGTGCTGGGCACGGGTGCGCTGGCCGTGGTGGTGCTGGCCGTGTTCGCGTACTGGGAGAGCAAGATCCCGTACCCGATGCTCGACCTGCACTTCTTCCGGGACCGGCGGTTCACGGGCGCGGTCGCGGGGGCGGTGCTGATCACCTTCGGGATGGGCGGGGCGCTGTTCCTGCTGACGCAGCATCTGCAGTTCGTGCTGGGGTACGACGCGCTGGAGGCGGGGCTGCGTACGGCGCCGCTCGCGCTGACCGTGGTGGCGCTGAACTTCACCGGGCTGTCGGCGAAGTGGACGGCGAAGCTGGGGACGCCGGTGTCCATCCTGCTGGGGATGGTGCTGATGTCGGCGGGACTGGTGTCCATCGCCACGTTGGCCTCCGGCGGTTATGCCGGGACGTTGCTCGGGTTGCTGCTGATCGGGGCGGGGTGTGCGGTGGCCAACCCGGTGATGGCGCACGCCATCATGAGTGCGATTCCCCGGGAGAAGGCGGGAGTCGGTGCGGGGATCAACGGCACGCTCGCGGAGTTCGGGAACGGGCTCGGGGTGGCTGTGCTCGGGGCCGTGCTCAACTCGCGCTTTGCCGCGTTGATTTCTGTGGCCGGGTCCTCGTTGCCGGCGGCGTTGGCTTCGGCGGGGTCTGGGGAGGAGAGAGCGCGTATTACGGAGGCGTTTTCTTCTGGGCTGGAGACCAGCCAGTTGGTGGGGGCGTTGGCTGTGTTGCTGGGTGGGGTGGTCGCGGCTGCGTTGTTGCGACGTGCGGAAAGGGCAGACTCGGAGGTGGTGGGTGCGCATTAG
- a CDS encoding bifunctional glycosyltransferase family 2/GtrA family protein, whose product MRTDSSPGSLPAREHLPAGDAGTPVLDVVIPVYNEEKDLQPCVLRLHQHLKSTFPYAFRITIADNASTDTTPQVASRLEAELAEVRSFRLEQKGRGRALRTVWSASDAPILAYMDVDLSTDLNALLPLVAPLISGHSDLAIGSRLSRSSRVVRGAKREFISRTYNLILRGSLQARFSDAQCGFKAIRRDVAQVLLPLVEDTGWFFDTEMLVLAERAGLRIHEVPVDWVDDPDSTVHIVKTATDDLKGVWRVGKALAGGSLPLDRLARPFGDDPRDREIQDVPKGLARQLVGFCVVGGLSTLFYLLLYTVFRQFSGSQIANALALLVSAIANTAANRRLTFGVRGRGDAVKHQAQGLVVFGIGLILTSGSLAALNAASSDPGHTTELAVLVAANLAATVLRFLLFRAWVFPDRRDDDRPSTVVASHTPAPNTPYDIPFDTSYDNPYDNPYDNPYDNPYGTPYDATQFRAGEAADRSWRDATLQLQPLRPTDTDPRNRR is encoded by the coding sequence ATGCGAACCGACTCTTCTCCCGGCTCCCTGCCGGCGCGGGAGCACCTCCCGGCCGGAGATGCCGGTACGCCTGTCCTGGACGTAGTGATCCCCGTCTACAACGAGGAGAAGGACCTCCAGCCGTGTGTGCTGAGACTCCATCAGCACCTCAAGAGCACCTTCCCGTACGCCTTCCGCATCACGATCGCGGACAACGCCTCCACCGACACCACCCCGCAGGTGGCGTCCCGGCTGGAGGCGGAGCTCGCGGAAGTGCGGTCGTTCCGGCTGGAGCAGAAGGGCCGTGGTCGGGCCCTGCGCACCGTGTGGTCCGCCTCGGACGCGCCGATCCTCGCCTACATGGACGTCGACCTGTCCACCGACCTCAACGCGCTGCTTCCGCTGGTGGCGCCGCTGATCTCGGGTCACTCGGACCTCGCGATCGGCTCCCGGCTCAGCCGGAGTTCCCGCGTCGTGCGCGGCGCCAAGCGGGAGTTCATCAGCCGCACGTACAACCTCATCCTCCGCGGCTCGCTCCAGGCCCGCTTCTCCGACGCCCAGTGCGGGTTCAAGGCGATCCGGCGGGATGTGGCCCAGGTGCTGCTGCCCCTCGTCGAGGACACCGGCTGGTTCTTCGACACCGAGATGCTGGTGCTCGCCGAGCGCGCGGGCCTCCGTATCCACGAAGTGCCCGTCGACTGGGTCGACGATCCCGACTCCACCGTGCACATCGTGAAGACGGCGACCGACGACCTCAAGGGCGTGTGGCGGGTGGGCAAGGCCCTGGCCGGCGGTTCGCTGCCGCTGGACCGGCTCGCCCGGCCGTTCGGCGACGACCCGCGGGACCGTGAGATCCAGGACGTACCCAAGGGGCTGGCCCGCCAGCTCGTCGGCTTCTGCGTCGTGGGCGGTCTGTCGACGCTCTTCTACCTCCTCCTCTACACCGTGTTCCGGCAGTTCTCCGGCTCACAGATCGCCAACGCGCTGGCCCTGTTGGTCTCCGCGATCGCCAACACGGCGGCCAACCGCCGGCTGACCTTCGGGGTGCGCGGCCGTGGCGACGCCGTCAAGCACCAGGCGCAGGGCCTGGTCGTCTTCGGTATCGGCCTGATCCTGACCAGCGGTTCGCTCGCCGCCCTGAACGCGGCGTCCAGCGACCCCGGGCACACCACCGAACTGGCGGTCCTCGTCGCCGCCAACCTCGCGGCGACGGTGCTGCGCTTCCTGCTCTTCCGCGCGTGGGTCTTCCCGGACCGGCGCGACGACGACCGCCCGTCGACCGTGGTCGCCTCGCACACGCCGGCACCGAACACCCCGTACGACATTCCGTTCGATACCTCGTACGACAACCCGTACGACAACCCGTACGACAACCCGTACGACAACCCGTACGGCACCCCGTACGACGCCACCCAGTTCCGCGCCGGTGAAGCCGCGGACCGCTCCTGGAGGGACGCGACCCTCCAACTGCAGCCCCTCCGTCCCACCGACACCGATCCGAGGAACCGACGATGA
- a CDS encoding ArnT family glycosyltransferase — translation MTTYYTADTAVTEPIAPPVPAAGEPKQPFVRRLWRGRPEDPRWVRPAFWGLLLATAALYFYNLSSSGYANSFYSAAVQAGSQSWKAFFFGSLDAANAITVDKPPAALWPMALSVRLFGLSSWAILAPEVLMGVGTVAVVYASVRRRFSPAAGLIAGVVLALTPVAALMFRFNNPDAMLALLMAVACYFVVRALEDGRTKWLMWAGVAIGFAFLAKTLQAFLILPPLAIVYAVCAPVKVRKRLVQLALATVAIVVSGGWWVAIVELWPASSRPYIGGSQNNSFLELTFGYNGLGRLNGEETGSVGGGGGGGGTGQWGETGWDRMFNSEIGGQISWLLPAALILLIAGLVATRKLKRTSVTRGSFLVWGGSLLITMAVFSYMAGIFHQYYTVALAPYMAAVIGMGAATLWEKRREMWASLALASAVVASAAWGYVLLNRTPDYLPWLKWLVLVGGLVGALGLIFVAKLGRQLALAAAGLSFVAAVAGPTAYTISTLQEGHTGSIVTAGPAGASMMGGGGGRGGGGMGGGMPGQNGNGNTQGQGQGQQGGGMGRPPTGGMPGQNGNGNTQGQNQQGGMPGGQTGEGGMGGGGGAGGLLNGASVSAEAKKLLATNAGDYTWAAAAIGAQNAASYQLSTGEPVMAIGGFNGTDPSPTLAQFKQYVTDGKIHYFISSGSGGGGMGGSSSGTSSQITEWVEANFTKVTAGSSTLYDLTQAASSS, via the coding sequence ATGACCACCTACTACACAGCCGATACGGCCGTCACGGAGCCCATCGCTCCACCGGTGCCGGCGGCCGGTGAACCGAAGCAGCCGTTCGTACGGAGACTGTGGCGCGGCCGGCCCGAGGACCCCCGCTGGGTGCGCCCGGCGTTCTGGGGCCTGCTGCTCGCCACCGCGGCGCTCTACTTCTACAACCTGAGCTCCTCCGGCTACGCCAACTCCTTCTACTCCGCGGCCGTCCAGGCCGGCAGCCAGTCCTGGAAGGCCTTCTTCTTCGGCTCGCTGGACGCGGCCAACGCCATCACCGTCGACAAGCCCCCGGCCGCGCTGTGGCCGATGGCCCTGTCGGTCCGCCTCTTCGGCCTCAGCTCGTGGGCGATCCTGGCCCCCGAGGTCCTCATGGGCGTCGGCACGGTCGCCGTCGTCTACGCGTCCGTACGCCGCCGGTTCAGCCCTGCGGCCGGTCTGATCGCGGGCGTCGTGCTCGCGCTCACCCCCGTAGCGGCGCTGATGTTCCGGTTCAACAACCCGGACGCGATGCTGGCGCTGCTGATGGCGGTCGCCTGCTACTTCGTCGTGCGGGCGCTGGAGGACGGCCGTACGAAGTGGCTGATGTGGGCGGGAGTCGCGATCGGCTTCGCGTTCCTGGCCAAGACGTTGCAGGCCTTCCTGATCCTGCCGCCGCTCGCGATCGTCTACGCGGTCTGCGCGCCGGTGAAGGTGAGGAAGCGGCTCGTCCAGCTGGCGCTGGCGACGGTCGCGATCGTCGTCTCCGGCGGCTGGTGGGTCGCGATCGTCGAGCTGTGGCCCGCGTCCTCGCGCCCGTACATCGGCGGCTCGCAGAACAACAGCTTCCTCGAGCTGACCTTCGGCTACAACGGCCTCGGCCGGCTGAACGGCGAGGAGACCGGCAGCGTCGGCGGCGGTGGCGGAGGAGGCGGCACCGGACAGTGGGGTGAGACCGGCTGGGACCGGATGTTCAACTCCGAGATCGGCGGCCAGATCTCCTGGCTGCTCCCGGCAGCCCTGATCCTGCTGATCGCGGGCCTGGTGGCCACACGCAAACTCAAGCGCACGTCCGTGACCCGTGGTTCGTTCCTGGTCTGGGGCGGCTCGCTGCTGATCACCATGGCCGTCTTCAGCTACATGGCCGGCATCTTCCACCAGTACTACACGGTGGCCCTCGCCCCCTACATGGCGGCCGTGATCGGCATGGGCGCGGCGACCCTGTGGGAGAAGCGGCGCGAGATGTGGGCCTCGCTCGCCCTCGCGTCCGCGGTCGTGGCGAGTGCCGCCTGGGGTTACGTCCTGCTCAACCGCACGCCGGACTACCTCCCGTGGCTGAAGTGGCTGGTCCTGGTCGGCGGCCTCGTCGGCGCCCTCGGCCTGATCTTCGTCGCCAAGCTGGGCCGTCAACTGGCCCTCGCGGCAGCCGGGTTGAGCTTCGTCGCGGCCGTCGCCGGTCCGACGGCGTACACCATCAGCACGCTCCAGGAGGGCCACACCGGCTCCATCGTCACGGCCGGTCCGGCCGGGGCGAGCATGATGGGCGGCGGCGGAGGTCGCGGTGGCGGCGGCATGGGCGGCGGGATGCCGGGCCAGAACGGCAACGGCAACACGCAGGGCCAGGGCCAGGGTCAGCAGGGCGGCGGCATGGGCCGGCCCCCGACCGGCGGCATGCCGGGCCAGAACGGCAACGGCAACACGCAGGGCCAGAACCAGCAGGGCGGCATGCCCGGCGGGCAGACGGGCGAGGGCGGCATGGGCGGTGGCGGCGGCGCCGGTGGCCTGCTCAACGGCGCCAGCGTCTCCGCCGAGGCCAAGAAGCTGCTGGCGACGAACGCCGGGGACTACACCTGGGCCGCCGCGGCCATCGGCGCCCAGAACGCGGCGAGTTACCAGCTCTCCACCGGCGAACCCGTCATGGCGATCGGCGGCTTCAACGGCACGGACCCGTCGCCGACGCTGGCCCAGTTCAAGCAGTACGTGACCGACGGCAAGATCCACTACTTCATCTCCAGCGGCTCCGGCGGCGGTGGCATGGGCGGCAGCAGCAGCGGTACGTCCTCGCAGATCACGGAGTGGGTCGAGGCCAACTTCACGAAGGTGACGGCCGGTTCGTCGACCTTGTACGACCTGACGCAGGCGGCGAGCAGCAGCTGA
- a CDS encoding HAMP domain-containing sensor histidine kinase — protein MSGRRRPRAQKRQRRMGQPRTLRTRLVVASVVLIAVVCAVIGTVTTLALRSHLYQELDGQVNEASKRISAPKKLPGAGPGAGDQGANGSGADSSSTTDRLEEFVTKGPTQANTIAAQVGTNGTVTRAVIAEQVSSDDGDYLRDMDDVALNDAQMTVLNEVSQDGKPHTVTLPDLGDYRVQYVKSVDGSASYYVALPTDTVTSTVNTLILVEVSVTGAGLIAAGIASSVLVGVATRPLRKVAATATRVSELPLHTGEVNLSERVPESETDPHTEVGQVGAALNRMLNHVHGALHSRQQSEMRVRQFVADASHELRTPLASIRGYAELTRRGREEVGPDTRHALGRIESEAGRMTLLVEDLLLLARLDAGRPLQFEQTDLIPLVVDTISDARAAGMDHNWRLDLPDEPALVSGDAARLQQVLINLLGNARKHTPPGTTVTARIQRRGPWMCVDVEDNGQGIPSDLLPRVFERFARGDSSRSRASGSTGLGLAIVQAVATAHEGAVTVDSVPGRTVFTVHLPALAPQTPRPSPETNWQLHSQAQHSPTTPMQQRA, from the coding sequence ATGAGCGGGCGACGACGGCCGCGTGCGCAGAAGCGGCAGCGGCGGATGGGGCAGCCGCGCACCCTGCGGACGCGGCTTGTCGTCGCGTCCGTGGTGTTGATCGCGGTGGTGTGTGCGGTGATCGGGACCGTGACGACGCTGGCTCTGCGTTCGCATCTGTACCAGGAGCTGGACGGGCAGGTGAACGAGGCCAGCAAGCGCATCTCGGCGCCCAAGAAGCTGCCCGGTGCGGGGCCGGGCGCGGGCGATCAGGGGGCGAACGGCTCGGGAGCGGACAGTTCCTCGACGACGGACCGGCTCGAGGAGTTCGTCACCAAAGGGCCGACGCAGGCGAACACCATCGCCGCCCAGGTCGGCACCAACGGCACGGTCACCCGAGCGGTCATCGCCGAGCAGGTCTCCTCCGACGATGGCGACTACCTCAGGGACATGGACGACGTCGCGCTCAACGATGCCCAGATGACCGTGCTCAACGAGGTTTCCCAGGACGGCAAGCCGCACACCGTGACCCTTCCCGACCTCGGTGACTACCGCGTGCAGTACGTCAAGAGCGTCGACGGCTCCGCTTCCTACTACGTCGCCCTGCCGACCGACACGGTCACCAGCACCGTCAACACGCTCATCCTCGTCGAAGTCAGCGTCACCGGCGCCGGCCTCATAGCTGCCGGCATAGCGAGCTCCGTCCTCGTCGGCGTAGCCACCCGCCCCCTCCGCAAGGTAGCCGCCACAGCCACCCGCGTCTCCGAACTCCCCCTCCACACCGGCGAGGTCAACCTCAGCGAGCGTGTCCCCGAGTCGGAGACGGACCCGCATACCGAGGTCGGGCAGGTCGGGGCGGCGCTCAACAGGATGCTGAACCATGTGCATGGGGCGTTGCACTCACGGCAGCAGAGTGAGATGCGGGTGCGGCAGTTCGTCGCGGACGCCAGCCATGAGCTCAGGACGCCGCTCGCCTCCATCCGGGGGTACGCCGAGCTGACCAGACGCGGCAGGGAAGAGGTCGGGCCGGACACCCGGCACGCGCTTGGACGGATCGAGTCCGAGGCTGGCCGGATGACCCTGCTCGTCGAAGACCTGCTGCTGCTCGCGCGTCTGGATGCCGGACGGCCGTTGCAGTTCGAGCAGACCGACCTCATCCCGCTGGTCGTCGACACCATCAGCGACGCCCGCGCGGCCGGCATGGACCACAACTGGCGGCTCGACCTGCCCGACGAACCCGCCCTCGTCTCCGGGGACGCGGCGCGGCTCCAGCAGGTGCTCATCAACCTGCTCGGCAACGCGCGCAAGCACACCCCGCCGGGTACGACGGTCACCGCGCGGATTCAGCGGCGCGGGCCCTGGATGTGTGTGGACGTCGAGGACAACGGCCAGGGCATCCCGTCCGATTTGCTGCCGCGTGTCTTCGAACGGTTCGCGCGCGGTGACTCGTCGCGCTCCCGTGCCTCCGGCTCGACCGGTCTGGGGCTCGCCATCGTGCAGGCCGTCGCCACCGCGCACGAGGGTGCGGTGACCGTGGACAGCGTCCCGGGACGCACGGTCTTCACGGTGCATCTGCCGGCGCTCGCCCCGCAGACGCCCCGTCCGTCGCCCGAAACGAACTGGCAACTGCACTCACAGGCACAGCACAGTCCCACCACACCGATGCAACAGCGGGCTTGA
- a CDS encoding TetR/AcrR family transcriptional regulator, with product MAKSVQRSARTSVWLEGKARRGGRGGRQPSGLDRERITEVTVRLLDAEGLGKFSMRRLAGELNVTAMSVYWYVDTKDDLLELALDAAFGELRLPDADAEDEDWRDQLRTLAREYRGLLVRHPWLSPLAGTFLNIGPNSLAFSRVIQRVIRRTGLPPRGLTGAISAVFQFVYGYGTIEGHFIARCADAGMTQDDYFRHAMSAVTQAPEAAEVIKESEDIMAARGGDTVEEMRERDFAFALDLLIAGIEAMVKAADRS from the coding sequence ATGGCTAAGTCCGTCCAGCGTTCGGCTCGGACCAGTGTCTGGCTGGAGGGGAAGGCACGCCGGGGTGGGCGGGGCGGGAGGCAGCCCTCTGGGCTCGACCGGGAGCGGATCACCGAGGTCACCGTGCGGCTGCTGGATGCCGAAGGGCTGGGCAAGTTCTCCATGCGGCGGCTGGCCGGGGAGCTGAATGTCACGGCGATGTCGGTGTACTGGTACGTCGACACCAAGGACGACCTGCTCGAACTCGCCCTGGACGCGGCCTTCGGTGAGTTGCGGCTGCCCGACGCGGATGCCGAGGACGAGGACTGGCGGGATCAGCTGCGGACGTTGGCCCGGGAGTACCGGGGGCTGCTGGTGCGGCATCCGTGGCTGTCGCCGCTCGCCGGGACGTTCCTCAACATCGGCCCCAACTCGCTCGCGTTCTCCCGGGTCATCCAGCGCGTCATCCGCAGGACCGGGCTGCCCCCGCGGGGACTCACCGGCGCCATCTCCGCCGTCTTCCAGTTCGTGTACGGCTACGGCACGATCGAGGGCCACTTCATCGCCCGTTGCGCGGACGCCGGCATGACCCAGGACGACTACTTCCGGCACGCGATGAGCGCGGTGACCCAGGCCCCGGAGGCCGCCGAGGTCATCAAGGAGTCCGAGGACATCATGGCGGCCCGCGGGGGCGACACCGTGGAGGAGATGCGGGAGCGGGACTTCGCGTTCGCGCTGGATCTGCTGATTGCGGGGATCGAGGCAATGGTCAAGGCGGCGGACAGGAGCTAG
- a CDS encoding VOC family protein has product MAARITLTLDCADARLLAEFWKTALGYVDEPPPAPFATREEWFASFELPEDESVDDGAWLCDPDGVGPHLSILKVPEPKTAKNRLHMDIRVPGHGSPEERWARIRAEAERLVKAGGSVQEEFEGHHIVMADPEGNEFCVAATSE; this is encoded by the coding sequence ATGGCAGCCCGAATCACTCTGACGCTCGACTGCGCGGACGCGCGGCTTCTCGCCGAGTTCTGGAAGACGGCGCTGGGCTATGTGGATGAGCCGCCGCCCGCTCCCTTCGCCACCCGCGAGGAGTGGTTCGCGAGCTTCGAGCTTCCGGAGGACGAGTCCGTGGACGACGGCGCGTGGCTCTGCGATCCGGACGGTGTCGGCCCTCACCTCTCCATCCTCAAGGTTCCCGAGCCGAAGACGGCCAAGAACCGCCTGCACATGGACATCCGGGTACCGGGACACGGCAGCCCCGAGGAGCGCTGGGCCCGGATCAGAGCCGAGGCCGAGCGGCTGGTGAAGGCGGGCGGGAGCGTGCAGGAGGAGTTCGAGGGTCACCACATAGTGATGGCCGACCCGGAGGGCAACGAGTTCTGCGTCGCCGCGACCTCCGAGTGA
- a CDS encoding response regulator transcription factor — MTTTSPQGRTELLRPDGSPVRVLVVDDELSITELLSMALRYEGWQIRSAGDGQGAVQTAREFRPDAVVLDMMLPDMDGLAVLGRLRRELPDVPVLFLTAKDAVEDRIAGLTAGGDDYVTKPFSLEEVVARLRGLIRRSGAADRRSDSVLVVGDLTLDEDSHEVSRAGDNIHLTATEFELLRFLMRNPRRVLSKAQILDRVWSYDFGGQANVVELYISYLRRKIDAGREPMIHTRRGAGYLIKPAAS, encoded by the coding sequence ATGACCACGACCTCGCCCCAGGGGCGCACCGAACTGCTGAGGCCGGACGGGAGCCCCGTCCGAGTGCTTGTGGTGGACGACGAGCTGTCGATCACCGAGCTGTTGTCCATGGCTCTTCGCTATGAAGGCTGGCAGATCCGCAGTGCGGGGGACGGCCAGGGTGCCGTTCAGACCGCGCGGGAGTTCCGGCCGGACGCCGTCGTTCTCGACATGATGCTGCCCGACATGGACGGGCTCGCCGTGCTCGGGCGGTTGCGGCGGGAGCTGCCGGACGTTCCCGTTCTGTTCCTGACCGCGAAGGACGCGGTCGAGGACCGGATCGCCGGGCTCACCGCGGGCGGGGACGACTACGTCACCAAGCCGTTCAGTCTGGAGGAGGTCGTCGCCCGGCTGCGGGGGCTGATCCGCCGCTCCGGTGCCGCCGACCGCCGCTCCGACTCCGTGCTCGTCGTCGGGGACCTCACGCTCGACGAGGACAGCCACGAGGTGAGCCGGGCCGGCGACAACATCCATCTCACGGCCACCGAGTTCGAGCTGCTGCGGTTCCTCATGCGCAATCCCCGGCGGGTGCTCAGCAAGGCGCAGATCCTTGACCGGGTCTGGTCGTACGACTTCGGCGGGCAGGCGAACGTCGTCGAGCTGTACATCTCGTATCTGCGGCGGAAGATAGACGCCGGGCGGGAGCCGATGATCCACACCCGGCGCGGTGCCGGTTATCTGATCAAGCCCGCGGCTTCATGA
- a CDS encoding HGxxPAAW family protein → MSAQYDEGHTVAGWTGFGVASVGAVVVGVGVCAVSAALMAVGLAVGVVSVLVTWVLHLAGWGKPPGRRPREQWGMRVRDSAAREGHAGCLGCRLAGRGRRTAAVATPVAAVGEPEGAAAVESVG, encoded by the coding sequence GTGAGCGCACAGTATGACGAGGGCCATACGGTCGCGGGATGGACCGGATTCGGCGTCGCGTCCGTCGGGGCGGTTGTGGTGGGGGTGGGGGTGTGTGCGGTCTCGGCCGCTTTGATGGCGGTCGGGCTGGCGGTTGGGGTCGTGAGCGTCCTTGTCACCTGGGTGCTGCATCTCGCCGGGTGGGGCAAGCCGCCCGGGCGCAGGCCCCGGGAGCAGTGGGGGATGCGGGTTCGGGATTCGGCGGCGCGTGAGGGGCACGCCGGGTGCCTGGGGTGCCGGCTGGCGGGGCGGGGGCGGCGTACCGCTGCAGTGGCCACGCCTGTTGCCGCGGTCGGGGAGCCCGAGGGTGCCGCCGCTGTCGAGTCCGTGGGCTGA
- a CDS encoding MarR family winged helix-turn-helix transcriptional regulator — translation MSAKPRPTATPAQALSAMDSLIATHLLGQQEMAQRLGLNVTDLLCFACVLKAGDNLLTAGDLAEHAHVTTGAATGIINRLERAGFITRRPDPTDRRRVRLAAVPAAVTRVEALYGPYYARLHTLFADYSAAEIAVLNDWFTRTTGLALEYIEELRELHGSPPPQRPRS, via the coding sequence ATGTCAGCCAAGCCGCGCCCGACCGCCACCCCGGCCCAGGCCCTGTCAGCGATGGACTCCCTGATCGCCACCCACCTGCTGGGTCAGCAGGAAATGGCCCAGCGGCTGGGCCTGAACGTCACCGACCTCCTCTGCTTCGCCTGCGTCCTCAAGGCCGGCGACAACCTCCTCACCGCGGGCGACCTCGCAGAACACGCCCACGTCACCACCGGCGCCGCCACCGGCATCATCAACCGCCTGGAACGCGCCGGCTTCATCACCCGCCGCCCCGACCCCACCGACCGCCGCCGCGTCCGCCTGGCCGCGGTCCCCGCCGCCGTCACCCGCGTCGAGGCCCTCTACGGCCCCTACTACGCCCGCCTCCACACCCTCTTCGCCGACTACTCCGCCGCCGAAATCGCCGTACTGAACGACTGGTTCACCCGCACGACCGGTCTGGCGCTGGAGTACATCGAGGAGCTGCGCGAACTCCACGGCTCACCACCGCCCCAACGCCCGCGGTCATGA